Below is a window of Chrysiogenia bacterium DNA.
ACCGGCAATTGAATCCAGCCGAATCTTTGCCGTCACCCCGAATGCTTTCCAGTTGAGCGCACCGAACAGGGCGATCACGCAGGCGCAGATGGTAACGAGATACCAGCCCTGAAAAGCCTGCAAAACCTTGCGCGAGATGCCCCGGTTGTCGAGCCATTCGATTCCGACGGCAAGGAACGCCGCCCAGAACGGCCAGGCGCTCGAGAGTTGGCGAAAGCGAATGATGTCGCTGTCGGGCCTTACCCCCAGTTCGAAATGGGAATTCATGGGAAGCCAGAGCAGAAAGACCACCGAAGCAAAGAGCAGGCTGCTCCACTTGGGAAATTCTCCGAAAGCGCGCGACCTGAAACCCCGGTAGATCAGGTAGTAACAGATCGCGGCCAGCGGATAGCCGGAGTACGGGATTCCCCGGATTTCCAGGAAATTGGGGAAACCGTACCACAACAAATGGAGCAGCTTGGGCGGCGTTGCGGGCAGGTCGTGAAAAACCGCCTCCGAGGGGTAAATCTGCGCGAGCAGCATGGGCAGCATGATCGCCGAGCCGATGGCGCCCCCGGCGATCAGCGGCAGCATGAGGCGCCGCTGGCCGCGCCGCCAGAGCCCCACCGCCGTAAGAATACACATGGCCAATACGCCCGGGAACATGGTCGGCATGAACGCGGTGACGATCGCAATCACACCCGAGAGAGCGGCAGCGCGCCTCAGCGAAATCGTCTCGGCATTCTTGAGAAAGTAGTGCTGCACATACAGCACGATGCCGAAGGGAAGGAACATCTCCGTGTAGGTACCCGAGGCGGCCAGATACATCTCGGCCATTACCGGGAGCCCGAACGTGAGCAGTCCGATGGTGAAAAAGCGCTCGCGCTCCCCATCGATAGCCCGGTAGATCAGCCACAAACCAATCAGGTTCCAGGCAAAGGATGCAAGTTGAAGCGCGAGCAGGTTGATTCCGAACAGCGCAAAAAACGGGATACAGAAAAAATACAGCGGCATGATGCCGGTGGCGATCAACCACCAGGGCATGCTGAGCAGTTTCGAGAGACTCGCCGCATCCCACATGGAAGCCATGCGGTAGTAGACGATCATCCCCTCAAGTCCCTGGATGGGGATATCGACCGTCGCGCTTCGCCAGATTCCGTAGAAACAATACAGCCCCAGGCAGCCCCACAGGGCCCTGCGCCAGAAAATCGTGTTGTCGCGGCTCAAGTCCACTGCGTTTCCTCGTTTCGGCTGCGCGCGATCATGCTCCCGTCTTTCAACGACCGACTATTCCCTCGACCAGCCATGCGGCGCATGGGGCCAGATAGGCGATCTTGATCCGGCGACGCCACTGCAGCGGGTCGCCGGGTCCCGCGATGCTGAAGACCGCCGCAAGCGCGAACAGGATGCCCGATGCAATGCCCAGCAGTCCCTGCCGCCATGCCAGTGCAGCAACCACACAGGTTGCGGCGCCGAGGACCTGCACGCTACGCCGCGTAGCAAGCTCGCCCAGCCAGATGGCCGTGCTCCGACGACCGGCACTGAGATCCTCCGCACGGTCACCGAGTTCGTGCACCAATTGGCTCTGCAGTGAAGGCAGTGCGAGCACGCCCAGCACCCACAGGTCGCCAGGGTCCGCCGCGGGCATCCGGCCGGCGCCGATCCAGTAAAGCGGCACGAACAGGGCGATATTAGCCAATGAGACAACGCCGGCCACACGTTTGAGGCCCCATCCGGGAAGCGAATACACCACTCCCAACGTGACCATCCCCAGCGTCAGCCAGCGCACCGAGGGGATCAGGACAAAACTCAGCGGCACGGGCGCAAGCAGTAGCGCAAGGGAAAGCACTCCCGCCAAGCGCGGCGAGACAGCCGAGCCGCGAATCGGATTCTTCGCTGCGTCATCGGTGCGCCAGTCACACACCCCGTTGAAGCCGTAACCGCCCGCCAGATAAAGCGCCGACCACAACAAGGTCAGCCACGGCGCCGGGGCTCCGGACGAGCCGGACCAGCCCAGCAATGTCAGCCCCAGATACGGAAGCCAGTCCGCCGGGCGCAGCAGCGCAAGCAGCCAACTGCCGCGCGCCTCTTTGTTCTGTGTCGTCACGTCGGGGAGTTTACTACCAGGAAAGGGCGGACCGCACCTGTTTCCAAAGCGTAGAGGGAGAAAGTCGAAACAAATTATTCATTTCGTTGTAGGGAACGATGTAGCAACCCGGGCAGGAATCGGCGCAGCTTCGGCATTCACGAAAGGCATTGACGTAGCCAAGTTCCTTGCCGCTGGGATGCGCTCCGGGTTCGGGGTGATAGACGAAGTGGCAGGGAAACACGGCGCCTGCCGGATCGATGTAGCAGAAGTATTTTCCGGCCGCCCAGCACAGGTCGCCCCCCTCCCCTTCGGGATAGTGGAGCATGTGCTCGACCGAGGTCTTCGAGGAAAGCAGGTTGCGGCCCTCTTTGAGCGCGCCGGCCAGAAATTCGCCCACCTCGTGGAATTTCGCCGCCTCCGGGGCCAGCGAAGGCGCCTCCGGCGAGGCCAGGCTAGCATTGGAGGCCGGTTGAAAACCGGCTTCAAAGCCCATTTCGTCGGCCAGATCCAGAATTCCAGGAACCTCATCGAGATTCCGGGGCGTGAGCACCGTCAGGGTCTTCACCTGCTTGCCCGCCGAGAGGGCCAGCTCGATCCCGCGAATCGCCTTCTCGAAGTTTCCCCTGGAGCGCCGCTGGGCGTCATGAATTTCCGCGTTGGCGCCGTCGAGGCTGGTTGTGTAGATGTCGAGCCCGTCGAGCTCGTCGATTCGCTCGGGCACCAGAATGCCGTTACTGCAAAGCGTGGTCGTCGCGCCCGTGCGCTTGGCATGGCGCAGCAGCTCCGGCGCATCCTCGCGCAGCAGGGCTTCGCCGCCGGTAAAGCCGAAGCGAATTGTTCCTGCGCGCGTGAACTCGTCGATCGCGCCCTTCCACTCCTCGGTGGTCATTTCTTCGGTCAGGTTCCCTGGAAAATTGCAGTATTCGCAATGCAGGTTGCAGCGATGAGTCAGCACGCAACCAACCGATACCGGCGCGGGCATGCCTGCCAGGTATTTCACGCCGGAGATTGCGAGGGCCCGGTAGTTCACGTCACACCCCGCTTACCGCCGCCGGCAGGTCCGTGTGCGTCATCGATGCCAGCACGTCTCTGTAAGAAACATGCGGCTCGAAGAACTCGGGCGGAACGCCCCACACCTGCTCACGGTGTCCGGCCAGCTTTCGGCGGTGCCAGTAGCGGTAGAGCGAGCCAAAAAACAGCTCGGCGACGATGCGCGCGCGCGTCGGGCTCTTCAGGCACTGCCAGGCCACGCCCGCCATGTAAGCGGGATTAAAGAAGTAGCGATTCCGATAATGACTCGCCAGAGAGCGCAGCTCTTCGAGTGGAATTCCCGGCACTTCAATCGCGGGCTCATTGACATTGAAATAATTGGGGTCATCGGTCAGCAGCAGGCCGTTGCGTTCGACTTCTTCGCGCAGCAGCGTGCTGCCGAACGGTGTTGCGTAGAGCACCGAGAGAAAATCCATCGGAAGTGTGCGGAGCCACTCAAAGGCCGAATCGAGCTGCGCGCGCGTATCCCAGGGGAAGCCGATAATCCAGCTCCCGTGGGTGGTCACCCCCGCCTTGCGGAAGGTCGCGAAGGCCTCCTCGGCCTGTTCGCGCTTGTACCACTTCTTGATCTTTTCCTGCTGCTCTTCACTGGTGGCCTCGATGCCCATGAACACGTAGCGGGAGCCGCCGCGATGCATGGCTTCGACCAGTTCGGGGGTGACGTCATCCACGCGCGCGAAGCTGCCCCACTTGAGCTTCTTCGGCAGGCCGCGGCTGGCCATTTCCTCGCAGATTTCCATCACCCAGTTTTTGCGAACGGTGAATTCTTCATCGCGGAAGATCAGCGTGTTGAACTTGTAGCGGGCCACGAGCTCTTCAATTTCATCGACGACATCAGTGGGGGTGCGCTTGCTCCAGACATTGGACCAGATGGCCGGCGTCTGGCAGAAGGTGCAGGTGTACGGGCAGCCGCGCGAGGCCTGCACCGAGAGGGTGCGCATCCGCGTCACGGGTTCGCAAAAGAGCATCGGGAACTTGTAGTCCTCGATGGGAAGGCCTTCGCGCACCGGACGCGGCAGTTCCGCCAGTTTCCGGATGCGCTTGCGGGGCGGGTTGACCCGTACCTCGTCACCGTCGAGCCAGACCAGCCCCTCAATCTCCGCCGGGGAATGGATCTTCCCCTCAAGGTATTCGAGGAGCTCAAGCATCGTTTCCTCGCCCTCGCCTTTCACGAGAAAATCGATGGCGGGGTCGCGCACGACCGTGGGTTCGCCCGAGACGTGCCAGCCGCCGAAGACGGTGATGCAGCCGTAACGGCTCTTGACCGCGCGGGCGATTTCGCGCCCGTTCTTGAAGTTCTCGGTCATCGCCGTGAGCCCCACCAGGTCGGGCTCGAATTCGTCGAGCTCGGCAAACAGGCCCGCGGTATCGGCCGTGTAAACGCTGAGCAGGTCGCGGATCTGCACCTCGTGACCGGCATTGCGGCAAACAGCGGCGATGTAGGAGAGCCCGAGGGGCTCCAGCCATGGCAGGGAATCGTCGCAGTTGCTGGGGGGACTGATCAGAAAGATCTTCATACCGCTACCTCCCGGGGCATGGGTGCGGGCCCGGCGCTCAAAGGCCGGGCGTAGCGCTCGGGCACTTCGAATTGCCCGGCGGTTCGTCGCGCGTCGGGGGAAATTGTGCTGAGTAGCCGCGCTGCAATGATGCGGTCGTAGGCCAGCTCGGCAACGATGCGAATGCGCGAGGGATGGCGCAGCATGGTGCCCGCCACATGGGCCAGGTGCCGGGGCCGCAGATAGAAGCGCCGCCGGTAGCCGATGGGCAGGGTCTTCAATGTCTCAAGCGGAATGTGCGGCGTGCGGATGACCGGTTCGTGGAGTGTGAAGTGCTCCGGGTCACGCGTCAGGAATAGGTCATGCTTCTCGACGTAGTCGTAGAGCTCGGTGCTGTGAAAAGGCGTGGCGAAACAGATCGCCAGCGAGTCCATCTGAAGCGTGAGGAGCCACTCGAAGGCCGCGTCCAATGATTCGATCGTGTCCCAGGGAAACCCGACGATCCAGCTTCCCTGCGCGAAGACTCCGTATTTGCGATAGAGCCGGAAGGCCTCTTCAGCCTCCGAATTCTTGTAATACTTCTTGGTCTGGTCGCGCTCCGTATCGTTGGAAGCTTCAACGCCCATCAATACATAGGTGCAACCCGCCCGCGCCATGGACGCGACAAGTTCCTCGGAAGCATCGTCCACCCGCGCAAAGGCGCCCCAGGTCAGTTTCTTGTTGAGCCCGCGCGCCACCAGTTCGTCGCAAATTTCCATCACCCAGGAACCGCGCACGGTGAATTCCTCGTCGCGGAAGACGAAGGTGTTGATCTGGTGATTGTCCACCAGCTCCTGGATCTCATCGAC
It encodes the following:
- a CDS encoding cobalamin-dependent protein (Presence of a B(12) (cobalamin)-binding domain implies dependence on cobalamin itself, in one of its several forms, or in some unusual lineages, dependence on a cobalamin-like analog.) encodes the protein MKIFLISPPSNCDDSLPWLEPLGLSYIAAVCRNAGHEVQIRDLLSVYTADTAGLFAELDEFEPDLVGLTAMTENFKNGREIARAVKSRYGCITVFGGWHVSGEPTVVRDPAIDFLVKGEGEETMLELLEYLEGKIHSPAEIEGLVWLDGDEVRVNPPRKRIRKLAELPRPVREGLPIEDYKFPMLFCEPVTRMRTLSVQASRGCPYTCTFCQTPAIWSNVWSKRTPTDVVDEIEELVARYKFNTLIFRDEEFTVRKNWVMEICEEMASRGLPKKLKWGSFARVDDVTPELVEAMHRGGSRYVFMGIEATSEEQQEKIKKWYKREQAEEAFATFRKAGVTTHGSWIIGFPWDTRAQLDSAFEWLRTLPMDFLSVLYATPFGSTLLREEVERNGLLLTDDPNYFNVNEPAIEVPGIPLEELRSLASHYRNRYFFNPAYMAGVAWQCLKSPTRARIVAELFFGSLYRYWHRRKLAGHREQVWGVPPEFFEPHVSYRDVLASMTHTDLPAAVSGV
- a CDS encoding cobalamin-dependent protein (Presence of a B(12) (cobalamin)-binding domain implies dependence on cobalamin itself, in one of its several forms, or in some unusual lineages, dependence on a cobalamin-like analog.); protein product: MKIALINPPSNYSDPYPWVEPLGICYIAGACEQVGHEVLIRDLSYSTPEDLDALFRDLDEFRPDLLGMTAMTENFANGLRLARSIKSRYGCTVIFGGWHVSGNPAAVEDPVIDYAVCGEGEDTVLELLDHLQTGSPPLEEIEGIAWNSSAGVQATPKRKRIRKLERLPRPVRTGLPLDRYKYLMLNSQPISRMRTLSIQASRGCPYTCVFCQTPAVWSNIWSKRTPASVVDEIQELVDNHQINTFVFRDEEFTVRGSWVMEICDELVARGLNKKLTWGAFARVDDASEELVASMARAGCTYVLMGVEASNDTERDQTKKYYKNSEAEEAFRLYRKYGVFAQGSWIVGFPWDTIESLDAAFEWLLTLQMDSLAICFATPFHSTELYDYVEKHDLFLTRDPEHFTLHEPVIRTPHIPLETLKTLPIGYRRRFYLRPRHLAHVAGTMLRHPSRIRIVAELAYDRIIAARLLSTISPDARRTAGQFEVPERYARPLSAGPAPMPREVAV
- a CDS encoding radical SAM protein; this translates as MNYRALAISGVKYLAGMPAPVSVGCVLTHRCNLHCEYCNFPGNLTEEMTTEEWKGAIDEFTRAGTIRFGFTGGEALLREDAPELLRHAKRTGATTTLCSNGILVPERIDELDGLDIYTTSLDGANAEIHDAQRRSRGNFEKAIRGIELALSAGKQVKTLTVLTPRNLDEVPGILDLADEMGFEAGFQPASNASLASPEAPSLAPEAAKFHEVGEFLAGALKEGRNLLSSKTSVEHMLHYPEGEGGDLCWAAGKYFCYIDPAGAVFPCHFVYHPEPGAHPSGKELGYVNAFRECRSCADSCPGCYIVPYNEMNNLFRLSPSTLWKQVRSALSW
- a CDS encoding UbiA family prenyltransferase, with product MTTQNKEARGSWLLALLRPADWLPYLGLTLLGWSGSSGAPAPWLTLLWSALYLAGGYGFNGVCDWRTDDAAKNPIRGSAVSPRLAGVLSLALLLAPVPLSFVLIPSVRWLTLGMVTLGVVYSLPGWGLKRVAGVVSLANIALFVPLYWIGAGRMPAADPGDLWVLGVLALPSLQSQLVHELGDRAEDLSAGRRSTAIWLGELATRRSVQVLGAATCVVAALAWRQGLLGIASGILFALAAVFSIAGPGDPLQWRRRIKIAYLAPCAAWLVEGIVGR